The genome window GTTGTTCTGCGTATCCTCCTCTTAGTACGTTTTCAAAGTTTAATCTTGCTCTGTTAACTCCGAGTATGGATGCTTCCGTGTTTTGAGAAAGAATCATAACTAGTACTATGCTTATTATTATAGTTATGAATATTGTTTTTTTTGTTTTCATATTTATTACTTATTTTTTTATGGTTTTTATAATCCTATTGAGAAATCTAATAGGATGTCTTGGCTTATGTTTTCAACTTCGTCTACGTAGTTTTTCATTTTTGTTTCCTCTCATGTTTTTATTATTTTTATGATGGTACCGTGGCTGTGAATCTTACAGTTCCTAAGCATATCCCGAAAGGGTTTGGTGGTACGTATAATTGCCAGTACGTCGTTCTGTTTATTATTGGAGTTAAATCTGTTGGTTGTGAAAGCATTACTCCTAGGTCTTGTGGAGTGGATGATAGTTGAGTTTTAAAATCCCAGTCTACGTCTATTGATGAGAATCTTTGATTTTCTATTGTTATGTTTGATCCTCTGTCGCATATCATTGCTAGTCCTGCTCCTACTACTGGGTCTGTTCCTCCGTATCCAAACACACTCACATTTATGTCCATGTTTCCGAAGTTCGTTATTGTGGCTGTTTGATTATCGCTTGTTTCTGTAACTGTTAAGTTTCCGTAATCTATTAGGCTCGTGACGTTTAATGCGTATAATTCATTAATAATTGTGGTGTTTGATAATGTGTCTGTGAAGTTGAATGTGTCTTTTGTTGTTACGTTACAAGTCCACGTTCCGTTGTTAGCGTAATGTATCACGTTGAATGAGCAAGTATAGTTTGCTGTGTATAATCCATCGTGATTTATTATTGAGCAACTCGTATTTGTGTAGTGCGTATTTCCATCATCTGCTGATTCGTGTGTACTAGTTACGTGATAAAACGTGGCGTTTACTTCGGTTATGTCATCCCATCCGTTCCAGTCTAGAATTGTTGCGTTGCAAAAAATGTTTTTTGTTGTTCCTGCACTTAGGGTTTGGGTATTGTCCATTATTACTTGTAGTATTTCTGGTCCTGCGTTTGTTACGTTTACTCTCGTTGTTACGTTTACGTGTTCGTAGTTGTATGCTTCTACGTTTTTTTGGATTTGCAAACTACTTATTACAATTATTATTGTTATTATTATCAGTAGTTTTAGTTTCATATTTTTTCATCCTAGTTCTACGTAAAAGTAGTATGTTGTTGTTGCTAAAGGATTATTTGCGACTATCATTTGAAAGTCGTATGTTGAGCCATCATATCCTGTGGTTGTTGGGTTTATGGCGCTTGCGTAAACTATGTTTGTACTTTCAGATTCTAGTAGTACTAGTTGGAAGTCCGCTGTTGATTGTGTTTGTCTTGTACTGCCTACGAAAGTACTCGTGGCGGGACAAGTGTTTTGTGTTATTACTGGTTGTCCGGCTATGCTTATTGCTTCGTGAGTAGTTTCATTAAATGTGTTGTCTATGCTGTCTATTCCTGTGAGGTTTAGCGCCGTGTTTTCTGATGTTATTCGCGCGGGTTGTGCACAAGATATGTCTGTCCAATCTATATTGTTGTGTCTGCTTGAGTATATTGTTCCGCTTATGTCTCCTTGGTCTAATTCCCAGTTGTATATTGTGCTTCCGCTTGAATCATCTAGTGTTAGGCTTCCTGTGACGTTTCCTATGTATGCTTTCCATCTTATGTTTTGTTGTAAAGCATTTACTACTAGTGTTGTTATTGTTCCTCCATCATCTGTTCTGTTTCCTGGAGGATTAGCTGTTACTGTTTCTTGGTTATCTACTGTGATGTCTGTTCCTGTTGGTTGGGCGGAGGAAAAAGAGGAAACAAACAGTATTAATACAGTGGTTAATATTAGTCTTTGTATTGTTTTCATTTTTGTTTCCTCTTTGTTTTTCTTCATTTTTTAGTTCCTTTTCTTAGTTCTTATTTTATCTTATTTCTAAGTAAAAGTAGTATGGTGTTGTTCCTTCTACTAGGCCATTTTCTCCTACTAATAGTTGGAAGTGCCATGGGTTCCCGTCGAATCCTTCTGGTGTTGTGTCTTCTATTATTGTTGTGTATATTGTGTCTGTGTCTGCGTTTAGTAGTACTTGCCAGAATGCGTTTCCTTGTTCTCCTGTTGCGTTGTATGCTTGTGTTGTTGGACAACCAGTTATAGTTGTTAAGCCTACGTTGAAATCAGGGTGGTTATTATTTGTGAACGTGTTGGTTATACTGTCTGGATCATTTGAGTTTTGTCCTAGTGCTGTTTCTTCAGCTGCTATGTGTGTCGCGTTTGAACAATTTATGTTCGTCCAGCTCACTGCGTTGTTTCTACTCGCGTATACTTGTCCTGTTGGTGTGGTTACGTTCCAGTCGTAGAAGTTCGCGCCTGATGCATCTGATAGTATTATTGTTCCTGTTATGTTCCCGTAGAAACCTTGCCAGAACCTAGTCACAGATAATCCGTGTAGTGTTAATTCTGTAACGTTTCCTGCTTGTGCATCTACTGCTTCTGGTGTCGTTGTGTCATCGAATCTTGATGATGTTCCGACATCCACGTCTTCCACTCCTAGTGGTTGCGCCGTTACGAATCCCGCTGTTAGGATTATTAGTAACAGCATTACTAATGTTGTTCTCCCCTTCATTTTATTTCCCTCCGGTTTATTTTACTTATTGTATTTTTTTTTTTTACCTCGTGTCTATTTTTTGAGGATTGTATATTTCGTAATATTTTCCTGGTTGTTTTTCTATTTCTGTTCTAGTGATTGTTTCGTATTGTATTGTTGTATCTTTATGCGTGATTTGTTCTGTTTTGATTGGTTCTTTGAGAATTAGTCTTAGTTTTGTGTTGGTGTTTTCTTCGTAGTATATCGCGTCTATGTTTTGCATTTTGTTTCTTAGTTCTTGGTATCCTTGTTCTATTGTTTCGTGTTTTGTTTCATCTGGGTGTAGCCATATTTTGATCATTATTTTTTTGTGTTCGTTTATTGGTATGAGTTTTTTATCTACGAGTCCTGTCGCGGTTATTATTAGGTACGCGTTATCGTTTGCTAGGCTGTATACTATTCTTGGTTGTCCTTTGTCGCGGTTGCTTATTCTTTCGCTTTTTACGATGTTTGCTAATTCTAGGAAGCGAAGTGATTGGCTTATGTTTGACATTGATGTGTTTGCGAGTTCTGCTAGTTCTAGTGGTGATTTTTTTTCTAGGGCTAATGCTTTTAGGATGTTCCATTTCGCGCTTGTGAATAGTGTTTCTTGTTCCATCTTTTTGTTTTTTTCAGACGATTTTGATGCCTTTTGGTCACTTTGATACAAAATCCAATCATTTCATCACTGGTATACTTTTTTGTATCTTAATTCATTCCATGATATAAGTTATATTTAAATGTTTTGTTTTTTACTATAAAACAAAAATAATAGAATTTTATTTATTACATTAATTTATTAATTAGTGAATTAGATTCTTTAAAGCTTTAAAAACGCGAAATTTGTTTTTTTAAATATTGGTTTCTTAATTACTTTAATTTAATATTTATTTTGTTTTATTTATTACTTTATTTTATTAAATATATTATTTTATTTATTACATTAATTTATTTATTACATTAATTTATTAATTAGTGAATTAGATTCTTTAAAGCTTTAAAAACGCGAAATCTTGGGTTTTTTATATTTTAAAAAATCCTCAAAATTCACGTTTTATGCTATTTAATATATTTCCGCGTAGAAATAATACGTTGTGCCTTCACTACTTCCAGGATTCTCAGGCACGATTAATTGGAAATCATAAGGATTAGAATCATATCCTGTTTCTCCTTGTTCAACTAAAGTTGTGAATATCAAATTATTATTTGTGTCTTGTAATAATATTTCTTGGAATGTAGCATCCACGCTAGGTGCTTGTTTGGTGTCTTCGACGTAAGTCGCTATCGCTCTACAACTACTTTGAGGTATTACTGAGAAGCCAACCATGAAGCTACGATGTATTGTTTCGTTGAAAGTCCTATTTATACTGTCTGCTGAAGCTTCTGAAATATTCAGATGTGTTTGTTCATCTAATATTGTTTGTTGTGTCGCACAGCTAATAGTGTCCCACGAAATGCTGTTGTTCCTAGTTACGTATACTTGTCCTGAAGTCGTTGTTAGATCCCAATCATATATTGTTCTTCTCGCTGCATCACTTAAAGCGAGTCTGCCCGTTACGTTACCTACGTAAGCTTTCCATCTCGGAGTTTGGAAAGTTCCACTTAGTACAAGCGTGGTGAATGTTCCTCCTGCAGTTGTTAATTCCGCGGATGGCGTCGGGGTAGTTGTTTCTGTTTCGTTATAAGTTATGTCTACTCCTGTTGGTTGTGCTATTATTGAACTGCTGATAATTAATATTAGTAATAAATACAATAGTAAGGTGTTGTTTTTCTTTATTCGCGAAGTGGTTTGTTTAATCATTGTGCCACCTCGCTCTGTTTATTTTTTTCTTTAGCTCTTCGCAGAACGGTCCAAATTGTTTGTTTGTTTCTTCCTAATTCTTCAGAAATCTCTTTTACTGTCAATCCTTTATTTTTTAGGTGTTGTGCTACTGATTCCAAAACTGAATAATTTCTTTTTTTGATTATTTCCGTGCTGAAACTCGTTGCTTTTCCTAGTTTTTTTATTTTCGTTATTTGTTTTGTTTTTGTTTTGTTGTATGTTGTCCACACAGTTCTAGGGTCTCGGTTTAGTAATTTGCTTATTTCAGAAAAACTTAGTTTTTGTTCTTCTTTCAAATACTTGATGATTGCTTCGAGCCCGCTTAGTCCTTCTTGAAAAACACTGCAAGGTATTGCTATGTTTTCTTGTTCTTGATATGATTTAGCTTCGTAGAATGAGAATTCGAGTTTTTGCTCTATTAATTGAGCGTCAACTTCTAGGTTTAATTCGAAGCTATTTTCATCAAGACTTTGTTTAAAATGCATTTATTTACTTCTTATGTAATACTTTATTTATAAACTTTACGTTAATGACTAAATTAAAGACTTTTCATGTAATATCAAATTAATAATAATTACTTATTATGTAATATTGATTTGTTTATTTTGTTATTTCAATCATTAAAATTTTATCAAATCAAAAAATCGTGCTAATTAATAAAATTACACAGGCGCACAAGGAGGAGGACAATCTAAGAACATTTCAGTACCCATAATACAACAGGATCCTTCAAAACATTCCATTACTAGCCTACACTTAGAATACATATTCATACAATCTTCCATATTGTTACATATTTGCACTATTCCTTGACATTGTCCTAAGATGCAAGTTTCTGGAGGTATACAACTTCCGCAATTAATTGTGCCACCACATAAATCTGAATGACTTCCACATTGAAACCCTGCGCCTGCACAAGTTCTAGGTATGCAACTCTGACATTTAATAGTGGGACAATCAGGATGTAACCAATCACCCATTATACAACATTCTTCATTTTCACAGTTTAAATCATAAGGACAAGATTCATAAATTGATAAACCACAACCATGACCTATAGGCATTGTATCGGAGCATTCAACACAAGTTTTAGAACTCATAGAACAAAGATATGGTACTAAACAATTGTGTGTTGTTAAACATTGTCTGCAAATATTTGATGTATCACAAAAAGGGGTTGGATAACTACATTCAGCATCAGTACAACAAGCTATAATGCTTGTACTAATTCCTGTAAGGCTTGAACTGTGAATTAAGAAACTAGATAATTCCGAAGATGTTCCTGCAGGAACAAAAACATCTAACAAATTAGAATTAACAACTCTCACTTTTGTAGTTCCTGAACACACGTTGCTTGTTGTGCCCGAACTTACTCTACAACAAGCTATGAGTTCACTAGTTACAAGTATTGCTGTTATTACAACTAAAAAAATTAACAACAACACCATCTTTGTTTTTTTGTTCATATTTCAAACCATTCTATTTCATTATTAAGCACGATATCAAGATTACTTAAAAAATAATTAGTATTTATTAAACCATATCTTTCTATGTTTATTTGTTTTCTTTCACTTTCTAATTCAAATAATTTCTCAAAACTCCACCCATAATGAATTAATCT of Candidatus Woesearchaeota archaeon contains these proteins:
- a CDS encoding ArsR family transcriptional regulator, which translates into the protein MEQETLFTSAKWNILKALALEKKSPLELAELANTSMSNISQSLRFLELANIVKSERISNRDKGQPRIVYSLANDNAYLIITATGLVDKKLIPINEHKKIMIKIWLHPDETKHETIEQGYQELRNKMQNIDAIYYEENTNTKLRLILKEPIKTEQITHKDTTIQYETITRTEIEKQPGKYYEIYNPQKIDTR
- a CDS encoding helix-turn-helix domain-containing protein, which translates into the protein MHFKQSLDENSFELNLEVDAQLIEQKLEFSFYEAKSYQEQENIAIPCSVFQEGLSGLEAIIKYLKEEQKLSFSEISKLLNRDPRTVWTTYNKTKTKQITKIKKLGKATSFSTEIIKKRNYSVLESVAQHLKNKGLTVKEISEELGRNKQTIWTVLRRAKEKNKQSEVAQ